A single Phragmites australis chromosome 4, lpPhrAust1.1, whole genome shotgun sequence DNA region contains:
- the LOC133915276 gene encoding uncharacterized protein LOC133915276, with the protein MCEGRRLPDASRPACAATELRRREAAADAQLAAARARLAEALAELERARARAAELQRRLEQTYGKRRRLVEEARGRIHEIRARLHEGGEQEQQLPAEAEPDPSTAGAAATSSSSSP; encoded by the coding sequence ATGTGCGAGGGGCGGCGGCTGCCCGACGCGAGCCGGCCGGCGTGCGCGGCGACGGAGCTGCGGCGGAGGGAGGCGGCCGCGGACGCGCAGCTGGctgcggcgcgggcgcggctgGCGGAGGCGCTGGCGGAACTggagcgggcgcgggcgcgcgcCGCAGAGCTGCAGCGCCGCCTCGAGCAGACCTACGGCAAGCGGCGCCGGCTCGTGGAAGAGGCGCGCGGCCGGATCCACGAGATCCGCGCGCGCCTCCACGAGGGAggagagcaggagcagcagctcccCGCGGAGGCCGAGCCCGACCCCTCCACCGCCGGTGCCGCTgccacttcctcctcctcttctccttag
- the LOC133915275 gene encoding 25.3 kDa vesicle transport protein SEC22-1-like — MVKLTMIARVTDGLPLAEGLDDGRDQKDADFYKQQAKLLFKNLSKGQHEASRMSIETGPYYFHYIIEGRVCYLTMCDRSYPKKLAFQYLEDLKNEFERVNGNQIETAARPYAFIKFDTFIQKTKKLYLDTRTQRNLAKLNDELYEVHQIMTRNVQEVLGVGEKLDQVSEMSSRLTSDTRIYADKAKDLNRQAFIRKYAPVAIVIGIVLMLFWLKNKIW; from the exons ATGGTGAAGCTGACAATGATAGCACGTGTCACTGATGGCCTTCCACTGGCAGAAGGGTTGGATGATGGGCGTGATCAGAAAGATGCTGATTTCTACAAGCAGCAAGCAAAACTTCTTTTCAAGAACTTGTCAAAGGGGCAACATGAAGCTTCACGGATGTCAATTGAGACGGGGCCATACTATTTCCA TTACATCATTGAGGGCCGAGTATGTTATCTGACAATGTGTGATCGCTCTTATCCGAAGAAACTTGCATTCCAGTACCTAGAAGATCTGAAGAATGAATTTGAGAGAGTCAATGGCAATCAAATTGAAACTGCTGCAAGGCCATATGCTTTTATCAAGTTTG ATACATTCATCCAGAAGACTAAGAAACTATATTTGGATACTAGAACTCAAAGGAACCTTGCAAAACTGAATGATGAGCTCTATGAGGTGCACCAAATTATGACTCGCAATGTTCAAGAGGTTCTTGGTGTTGGTGAAAAGCTAGATC AGGTCAGTGAAATGTCAAGTAGGTTGACATCTGACACGAGAATATACGCAGATAAGGCAAAGGACCTCAATCGGCAG GCCTTTATTCGGAAGTATGCACCAGTTGCCATTGTGATCGGAATAGTATTGATGCTCTTTTGGCTCAAAAACAAGATATGGTGA